The sequence below is a genomic window from Saccopteryx leptura isolate mSacLep1 chromosome 3, mSacLep1_pri_phased_curated, whole genome shotgun sequence.
TTGGTCAGGATTGTTGGCAGACAACAGAGCCAAGTGGGATTCTTTgccctgttttttaaaaaaaatccttaaaagcgACTTTATTACATCTAACTGGAGGTGGTACAGtgaatggatagagtgtcgtcttgggactctgaggacccaggttcgaaaccctgaggtagccagtttgagcgcagggtagcaagcttgagcatgggatcatggacatgttcctgtgatcactggcttgagcccaaaggcgctgggtcgctggcttgaagcccaagattgctggcttgagcaaggggtcactggctcagctggagtccccccacccccgtcaaggcacatatgagaaagcaatccatgaacagctaaagtgccgcaactatgagttgcttcttcttgtctctctctcttcctagctGTTTGTCTGTCTcgcttgattaaaataaaaaagctacttTACTATGCAAAAATTCAAACCTATACAAAAGCAGATAGGAAGATAACAAACCCCCATGACCCCATTACTCAACATCATAATTGTCAACTCATTGTCTTGTTTCATCTTTCCGCAGCCCCACCTCCTCACCTCACCCCATCTGATTATCTCAGAGCAAACCCTTGGTTTCATAGCGTTTCTCTTGTAAATGCTCTAATGtgtgtctcttaaaaaaaaaagtgtctctattttaaaatgtgacttttttcttttttttaaaagtcatttgagTGTTTAAGAACACTGTATCTGGCCCTGGGCcaaggagctcagttggttagtgtcatcctgatgtgcctaggttgtgggttcagtcccctaTACATGCTCTGACctggggttgaacctgcaaccttgggcacTCTGGGTGGATaccttatccactgagcaacccagccaggtcATGGCTTCTCATTTACaaccttagttgtaggacttctattcagctagattttaggtgttctgaatgatggttgttctgtagtttagctgtaattttgatgGGGTTGTGGGAGGATGTGAGCACTGCATTTACTACACCGCTGTCATCTTGACCAGAAACtcgtgactctttttttttttttttttctgcacctttccgaagctggaaacggggagagacagacagactcccgcatgcgcccgaccaggatccaccaggcacgcccaccagggggcgacgctctgcccaccagggggcgatgctctgtccctccggtgtgtcgctttgttgtgaccagagccactgtagcgcctggggcagaggccaaggagccatccccagcgcccgagccatctctgctccaatggagcctcggctgcgggaggggaagagagagacagagaggaaggagagggggaggggcgcctctcctgtgtgccctggccgggaatcgaacccgggacttctgcacgccaggccgacgctctaccactgagccaaatggccagggccgtgactctctttttaaacaaatacaaTACCACCATCACACCAAAATACTGAATAATAACTCCTATCACTAGCACTTGGTGGTAATAGCCACCTGGTGTTTGAAGCTCCTCCACTATCTCATAAATGTTTTTAGTTCATTCACCTTGGGACCCACATAAGGTCCACAGCATTGTTGTTGATTGTTATGTCTCTTACGTCCCTTTTAATCTATAAGTccccctttcttttctatttttcttggaaTTTCTCTGTTGAAGGGAGTAGGCTATTTGCTCTGTAGGCTCCTTCACATTTTTGGATTTTGTTGCCAACATCCATAAGTGTTAACCTGTTCTTCTGTCCCCTGATTTCCCTGTGGGGTCAGACCCACCCTCACATCTGATGACTCAGTGGGAGGGCTCGCAGGCCAGGGATAGCGTCATCCTCACAACTGTGAGGCGTTACCACCGGAAGGACAGGAAGCACAGCCAGCAAAAGGAGAAGTACCTTCGGAGAAGCCCAGAGGAAACCAGGGGACTCCCGCAGGGCACATAATTTCTCCAGTACTGAACTGTGACATGTATGACGTGCTGTATACCAGGGAAATTCGTTAAAGACTCAGTGCCCAAGCAGGCGGCCTGGTATCATAGGCCCCCTCTGCCTAGAATGTATCAAGACTCCAGattcccagaaggaaagcaggtgtTCAGCTTACACCACATGGTTTGTACTTTAGGCACAGTGACTCACTCTTATCAGAGAATGGTGGGCACTCTCCCTCCCCGAACCCACATTCCTGCAAGCCAGCCAAGGACCGACGGTGCAGGCAGGCTTTTCTAGGGATAGCAGTCTCAGGCATACTGGCTGCTaggttggctttttcttttttctttgagagagagagagagagagagagagagaaacagggagagggagagagaaagagagagagagagagagatgagaagcattaaatcATAggtgcagcacttcagttgttcattgattgctttctcatacatgccttgactggggggctccagctgagccagtggccccttgctcaagccagcgaccttgtgtttcaaaccagcaacctttgggcacaagccagggaccatgggggtgatgtttataatcccatgctcaagccaatgaccctgcgctcaagctggtgagccttcgcttgagccagataagcctgcactcaagttggtgaccttgagattttcaacttgggtcctcagcatcccaggttgacgttttatccattgtgccaccacctggtcaggcgatggtcacttctcttgcatgccctgactgagaatcgaacctgggacatccatatgctggctgacgctctatccatggaGCCAGCCGGCTGGGGGCCCCctttttttgcgacagagacagagagagggacagatagggacaagcagaaagggagagagatgagaagcatcagttctttgttgcagcaccttagttgtttattgattgctttcttatatgtgccttgaccgtggggctacaatagactgagtgacccctggctcaagccagcgaccttgggctcaagctggtgagccttgctcaaaccagatgagtccatgctcaagctggtgacctcgaggttttgaacctgggtcctctgagtcccagtccgacactctatccactgtgccactacctggtcaggctagggctcttttttttaattaaaaaaatttattgattttaacaagagggagggagacaggaacatggatttgctcctgaatgtgccctgactaggaattgaactggcaacctctgtgcacagggctttatttattgattttagagaaagagagggaaaggtaggggtgagaagcagaaaacatcaacacaTAGTGGTTGctttgcttctcatctgtgccttgcccaggtaagcctggggctttgaactggtgacctcagcattccaggtcaatgctttatccactgcaccaccacaggtcaggctaaaaaattgTTATTCTTATTGAAGCTCAAATATCTCAGCTTTGGCCAGTGGCAGTCTTTTCAAATTGCCTCTTAAATCCTTTTAACATACCTTCATGGTCTTGAATAAATTTTCTTGCTTTCTGGTAAAAGATGTTTCAGGCTCATCTTGAACATAACCTGCCCAGGAACTGAAGTTAGCTCTTTCCCAGGGATCCCTGGGCAGTAAGAGACCACAGTCTGGGGAGCCGGGGGTTTTAGTGGCAGGTGGGGCTTGGCAAGCTGTGCTGGATAATGAGGCAGCTCAGGTAATCCATTAAAGTAATTTgaagaaaaaaccaaaactgtATAATAAACCCCCACGTGCCCATCTCTCGGTTACAACCAATATCAGCTCATCTGGCACGAAGCAAAAATCCAGCAATATGACCTGAGGGAACTCATCaccccctctgagcctcagtgttctcatttgCAAAGTGGGGAGAACATGCCCTGCTCCCTCTTTCACGTAGCGTGGATCAGACAACACAGTGGGTGGGCCAATTTTCCGCATAATCATGGTCACCTTTGAGTTTATGCACCAGGTACTAATCGAGAGAGGAAGCATGTTGCCAACATCtaattcaggggtcgggaacctatggctcgcgagccagatgtggctcttttgatggctgcatctggctcgcagacaaatctttaataaaaaaaaataatgttaaaaatataaaacattctcatgtatcacaatccattcatttactaccgctcatgttcatggttgcgggtggctggagccaatcacagctgtcctccaggacaacaccaaattattattggataatgcgtactgtacatgggttgttgtatggctctcacggaattacttttttttttttctcaaggaattacattttaaaatatgtggcgttcatggctctctcagccaaaaaggttcccaaaccCTGATCTAATTAGTGTTTATCTCGATTTggttttatctctttatttaaaccCAGAAAAGACTTTGAAAGGCAGCTTATAAAATTACATTCAAAATTCAATTAGTATTTAAAAAGTTGAACTGATTTGATATTAAGAAATTATCAAATAATCATTATTTCAATGTGATAATGGCATTGTGGTTTAAGCAATTTTTAATCATCCTTTCTTTTAGAGTTACACACTGAAATAGTCATAAATGGCACGATGTGATTGTTCTAAATCAAAATAATTCagtggaagccctggctgggtagcacagttggttagagcattgtccctatatgccaaagttgtgggttcagtccccagtcagggcacatacaagaatcaaccagtggccctggctgggtagcacagctggttagagcatcgtcccgaagtgcagaggttgctggttcgatccctggtcagggcacatacaggagcagctcattcctgtctcccccccccccttccctctcttgcttaaattagtaagtaaaaataattaaaaaaaggaatcaaccaatgaatgcataaataagtagaacaacaaatcgatgtttttttttctaagttgatTTTAAGAAATCAGGGGAGAGGGGATAGATGAGAATAGAAATTCAAGATGAACCTTGAGTTCAGTGTTGAAACTGAGTACAGGGGTCACTATACTAGTTTCTCtagttttataaatgtttaaagcttcctaaaataacttaaaaaaaaaaagaggttgaagGCAAAAGTAGCCAAGGACTCTGGCACAGTAGGAGAATGCTGGtaggaaagaaaagatgagaaCAGAAAAGAGGTCAGCTGGTCCAGATCTCTCTGCTGGGGGTGGAGAGGGCACCGCTGAGGTGGCCTGTGGCCATGCCACTGAGCTGATATCCCCACTCCACAGTGCGCAGGACCATCGTCAGCATCCCTTCTACCCTGGAGGTTGACGTGGAGGACGTCACCGCCACCTCTGAACACATCCACTTCATCCAGCCGCTGATGCTGAGTGAGGTCCTGGTCCGGGGAGGCCCATTCCCCCTGACCACAGAGATCCTGGAAGTTCCGGACGGGCCTCCTAACTTCCTCAGCCCGTGGGTGGGCTCCTTGCGGAAAGGCCAGAGGCTTTGCATCTATGGCCTGGCTTCGCCACTCTGGCGGGTCCTGGCCTCAACCAAGGGCCGGAAGGTGCCCAGATACTTCATGATCTCTGGGGCCTACCAGGGCAAACTGCGGCGACGGCCACGAGAGTTCTCCACCGTCTATGACCTCCTGGGTGCTTTTCAGCCAGGCCAGCCACTGCGAGTGGTGGCCATGAAGGACTGTGAGGGCGATGAGCTAGAGATTCCTGGGTTCACCTCCCTGGCTATGGGAGACAGGCTGGAGGTATTGGGGCCTGGGCAGGTTCACGGGGCCCACGGTGGGGACATAGATGTCTTGATGTGCCATCGGCTCAATGACCAggctggggaggaagaggaggaagagtatgaagaggaggcagaggacgCAGAACAGATTGTGCTGCCCCTCTACTTCTCTGGTGGCTTCGTGGAGGAGATGAGTGACAGCCGGCGGTACAGCCTGGCTGATCTGACCGCCCAGTTCTCACTGCCCTGTGAGGTCAAGGTGGTCACCAAGGACACCAGCCTGCCTGCTGACTCTCTGCCCTCCTTCCCGGGCCTGCGGCTGGAGGAGAAGATCACCGAACCCTTCCTGGTGGTCGGCCTGGACTCCGAGCCTGGGATGTGCTTCGAGGTCGCTCCCCGATGGCTGGACCTGACTGTTGTGGAGGCCGACAAGCAGCCAGGCTGGCCAGCTGGGCCCCTCCCTGTAGCCACAGTGGAGGAGCTGACAGATACCTTCTATTATCACCTTCGGAAGTTACCAGCCTCTGATAGCCAATCACCCCCACCCAGGCCCCCGAAGCGTCAGGACCACAGCAAGCAGAAGAAACAGAGCAGCCAGGAGAGAAGCCTCAAGGTACCAATGTAACCAATTTTGGCAGGGGTGGGTTCCCGTTAGGATCACTGCAAGTCCGGGCCATTCTCTGGTCTAGCGTCAGGATTCTCTTACAGTCGTCGAGAACTCGCAGTTTATAAACCTGCACGCTTTGCACCTGTTATTCTTATTCCATCCCGACAATCCTGATGTTGGTGGTTATCCATATTTTGAGAAACTGAGGACTCGGAGATCTCGAGATTCACCCAAAGTCAGAGTTAATAAACAGGAAGCCAGAACAGGAGCGTAAGCACTCTGACTCCAATTTCATTGTGCTCTGCCCCTTTGCTACCTCTGATGTCACTCCCTAGTTCAAGCTCCACCATTTTTCATCCACACTATTCCAGCAGCCTCGTCAACCTCTCCCCACCACTGTCAGAATGGCCTTCCCAATCCTTCCTTGAATTTGAATGGCTTTGGGTCCCATTTTCGAAACCTCCAGTGATTCCCCATTGCCAGGTGGTAATGCAGAGCTCTTAACGTAGCATCCGGGGCCCTTTATGAGCTGACTTCCTTCTCACCTTGCCGGGCTCGTCGTCCCCTGCCCGCTCTGcagcccacactccagccagaGAAGCCCCGAGGCTCCCTCACTGAGCAGGACTCCGGCCTCCACACTTCACACGTGCCAGCCCTGAGCCAGGCATGTTCTCTCTTCCAGGCTGCCAGGCAAGGCTTCGCCTCCCAGGCCCTGCGTCCTCCCCTCACGTATTCACACCATGTGGGAGGAGTTTGGGGTGCAGCAGGGAGCACATAATTTTGTTAGATGTACACAAGTCTCTCTGGCTAGAATGACAGTTCTAAGGGGGCAGGAGCCTCACCCACTCCAAAGCAGAGTGCACAGAGAAAGCGCCCACGAGTGCTCAACTGAACCCAACAGAATCACAGTAAG
It includes:
- the THEMIS2 gene encoding protein THEMIS2, whose protein sequence is MEPVSLQDFVCALDPASLPRVLRVCSGVYFQGSIYEISGNECCLSTGDLIKVTQIRLSKVVCENPGTGQTIELDPSFKGQFSPLTGPQSYGTLEELVSTLIQSSKQLPIWFMSTHRINTKAKAVPAEQPLMLEAVEMYLGTCSARCVLGTETEVVVLHLPLSTKGSFWELETGDPRTLQQVLQDPALKSLLLTCPVLPWRFLTLTPQYEIQAIMHMRRTIVSIPSTLEVDVEDVTATSEHIHFIQPLMLSEVLVRGGPFPLTTEILEVPDGPPNFLSPWVGSLRKGQRLCIYGLASPLWRVLASTKGRKVPRYFMISGAYQGKLRRRPREFSTVYDLLGAFQPGQPLRVVAMKDCEGDELEIPGFTSLAMGDRLEVLGPGQVHGAHGGDIDVLMCHRLNDQAGEEEEEEYEEEAEDAEQIVLPLYFSGGFVEEMSDSRRYSLADLTAQFSLPCEVKVVTKDTSLPADSLPSFPGLRLEEKITEPFLVVGLDSEPGMCFEVAPRWLDLTVVEADKQPGWPAGPLPVATVEELTDTFYYHLRKLPASDSQSPPPRPPKRQDHSKQKKQSSQERSLKSFPVPELQQPPLMPRLKKIPPEVTKDKSNTYSKISASKKGLQPTKFNTLDLNDDDEHDYEEVMESFRKTL